The genomic region CCGAGCGGCCCAAGGGGGCGGACTCAAGATCCGCTGGCGAAGGCCATCCGGGGTTCAAATCCCCGCACCCGCACTGTGGGGGCACATCCCCCTACTGCTATGTAAGTTTCTATTATCTTATCTAAGGGGCCGACGTAAAGGTACCTTAGCTTAGGTTTCAAATGATCAATATAGTAGACGTAATACCTTCCCTTATTCTCACGTATAGAGAATTTGTCCGTACGTATAATTTCAGTCATAATTTGTGTTTTTACTGGTAATATCTATAAAAGCTAATTATACTCAGATTTAAATAATGTTATTATCAAATGTTTAAAGTATTAATACTTTCATAGCATACAGCTTGGAAATTCTAAGTATTATTATAGTTAATTTTATAAAGACTTTAGCATAAGTTTTAAAAAAGCATGGTTTATACGGTGGAAACATTAATAGAGAACTGCGGTAAAATAAAGAAAGTCCCGCCATCGCTTATTACTAATTATGAGAAATTTCTAAGCTTCTTTCTCCCCAAGAATTTACAATCATTAACTGTCATTCTTCCTTATGAAATGATGGATGAGTCTGAAAAAATAAGAGAGGCAGTAATGAAAGCTAGACCCTCATGTGTAGTGAAAATTCTAGTTGATAAGGATTCAAAGGAAATTGTATTCTGTTTATGAATAGAAAAGTTAAGTTTTAATTATATCAAGCAGAGAATTCTATAATGCCAAAAAAGAGCAAGGACAAACAGCTATTGCCCTATATATTAACGCCTTTATTAGAGAAGACAATTCGCGAGTACAAACAATTATATTCTCGCCTTTGTTCATCAGAGCCCGAAAAAGACTACTGTAAAGATTCTAAAGGCTTTTACAATTTTCTCTCAGATATTTTACAAGAATTAATCCCATTAATTTCCTCCTTTGAAGTATTAAAAGATATAAAAACACTAAATTACTTGAAAAGCCAAGGATTTTACTTAATTCCAGTACATAAACAAGATTTAGGGGACGGCTTAATTAAAGAAAATACTATAGAAAAACTAGCAAATTCCTACTTAAATATAGTGCAACCTAAAAATTTAGCTGACGGAATAGGATTATTAAACTTAATTTCTGCAGGAGCAACGATTACCACACAAAAAGACGGGATTTGCGAAGAGCTTAACATAACTTTCAAATATAAACAAGAAGAGGAAAAAGTTAAGGACTTAGTAATAAAATATGCTCAAACGATAGCGAATAAAATGGGTTATGTGATAAAAGGAATACAGGTAGACTCGACACTAATAAAAATACGTTGTTGCAAATGACTTTTAATCAATGTAAACTTTATTATTTCCTCTGCAAATTTCATTTTAGATGACATATAATGGGCCCATAGCTCAGCTAGGTAGAGTGCTGGGCTCCAGATGAAAAACATTGGGTCTTCAGACCGAAAGGGATGAAGTACATCTGGAAATTGGAGAGACCCAGTGGTCCGGGGTTCGAGTCCCCGTGGGCCCATTATTTAACCCCGGAATTTCTCGAATATCTAGTTCTTGTTTCTTGCATATGGTCATTTCATAAAATACTCTATGAATTATGTTAAACTATTGAATTAAAGCATTTATTTCGCCAAATTCTTATAAACGGCATATGTTTCATAGAATAAAAATCTTAAAAAGTAAAGAGTGAAAGTAGATCTAATGAAATCAGTTACAGGAGAACTAATAAAAAATGTTATAAATACAATATTCCTGTTAGACAAGGACTGGGTAACTAGAATAACAATGGCAATGATAGTAATGAGTTTGGTCTGGGGAATTCTAGGTCTCATAGGCGCACTAATGGTAAGATTACAAGAAATGTCCTGGGCCACTTCCTCAACGCTACTCCTAACTTCTCAAGAGTATTTTGGTTCCATACACGCAATGAGAGACTTCTTCGCATTTGCAGTACCACTTGAACTAGCAATATTCATCTACATCTCCTATAGGTTACTCAAAATGCAACCCAAGGCTAAATAGATTAGGTTTCATACTTTTTAACATAGCCCTTATGCTAATAGAAGGGCCAATAGTAATTTGCCCATCTTCCCAGCAGATAGTTGGTATTACTTATCTCCTTACGGAGTTAACGGTTATTCGGAATACGTAGTTTCGCCCCTATTGAAATAATGGACATAGGAGTTTACCTTATGATAATATGGATTGTTTACCAATTTTACTTATCACAAATGAAAGAGAAACTACCAATATTCTCAGTTTTCGCATTGATTATCGCACTCATGATAGCCTTGGGATGGAGCGGAGCAACTGCAGCAAACACTTGGGATATTTTAGCATATTACGGAATATCAAGGCTGAACGTAATTTCAGACCAAATTGCCTTCGGAATATTATGACACTCCATTGTATACATAACTTGGATGCCTGCAGTAGCCTCATTATACTTCCTAATTCCTCTCTTAGCAGGAAAACCACTATATAGCGATAAAATGGGAAGAGTAACAGCACTCCTTTACCTTATCTTCTCAAATAACGTACCAATCCACCACTTATACATGGTCAACTTACCAGTTTATCTAAAAGTGCTCGAAGAAGTCCTAACGTTTGCAGTAGTTATACCATCTATCTTGAACTTATGGGCTACAACAAAAGGGTCAAAAATTAACTTAAACTTACTGTTTCTATAGCGTTTGCAGGCTCAATAGCTGCAGGAGTAACTGGAATTGCCAACGGTACAATAACTTTTGACTCAATAATCCACGATACTCTCTGGGTAGTCGGGCACTTCCATGCAATGATAGTCTTCTCCATAGTTCCAGCAGGATTTGCCACGCTTTACTACATAATACCGATGATGACCGGAAGAATGTGGTATTCTAACAAGTTAGG from Acidianus ambivalens harbors:
- a CDS encoding putative integrase, with protein sequence MTEIIRTDKFSIRENKGRYYVYYIDHLKPKLRYLYVGPLDKIIETYIAVGGCAPTVRVRGFEPRMAFASGS
- a CDS encoding cbb3-type cytochrome c oxidase subunit I, with amino-acid sequence MKSVTGELIKNVINTIFLLDKDWVTRITMAMIVMSLVWGILGLIGALMVRLQEMSWATSSTLLLTSQEYFGSIHAMRDFFAFAVPLELAIFIYISYRLLKMQPKAK
- a CDS encoding DUF4898 domain-containing protein, whose product is MVYTVETLIENCGKIKKVPPSLITNYEKFLSFFLPKNLQSLTVILPYEMMDESEKIREAVMKARPSCVVKILVDKDSKEIVFCL